Proteins encoded within one genomic window of Balaenoptera ricei isolate mBalRic1 chromosome 10, mBalRic1.hap2, whole genome shotgun sequence:
- the FBXL14 gene encoding F-box/LRR-repeat protein 14 isoform X1, with protein METHISCLFPELLAMIFGYLDVRDKGRAAQVCTAWRDAAYHKSVWRGVEAKLHLRRANPSLFPSLQARGIRRVQILSLRRSLSYVIQGMANIESLNLSGCYNLTDNGLGHAFVQEIGSLRALNLSLCKQITDSSLGRIAQYLKGLEVLELGGCSNITNTGLLLIAWGLQRLKSLNLRSCRHLSDVGIGHLAGMTRSAAEGCLGLEQLTLQDCQKLTDLSLKHISRGLTGLRLLNLSFCGGISDAGLLHLSHMGSLRSLNLRSCDNISDTGIMHLAMGSLRLSGLDVSFCDKVGDQSLAYIAQGLDGLKSLSLCSCHISDDGINRMVRQMHGLRTLNIGQCVRITDKGLELIAEHLSQLTGIDLYGCTRITKRGLERITQLPCLKVLNLGLWQMTDSEKVRGGSDTGWWSCLSHLERWVPWTKPLLPFRARGSRHESRSNGTRRGTLTSPPNKTIQVEFLHLLFVHPGKCTYFLQRRLKFFIVSSLLHFVERTDAPCPVRALSSVRVDGVPVTRAGCGCSPRTHGVSTVFGFPVSGFVFPQSWWIPDI; from the exons ATGGAGACGCACATCTCGTGCCTGTTCCCCGAGCTGCTGGCCATGATCTTCGGCTACCTGGACGTGCGCGACAAGGGGCGCGCGGCGCAGGTGTGCACGGCCTGGCGGGACGCCGCCTACCACAAGTCGGTGTGGCGGGGGGTGGAGGCCAAGCTGCACCTGCGCCGGGCCAACCCGTCGCTGTTCCCCAGCCTGCAGGCCCGGGGCATCCGCCGGGTGCAGATCCTGAGCCTGCGCCGCAGCCTCAGCTACGTGATCCAGGGCATGGCCAACATCGAGAGCCTCAACCTCAGCGGCTGCTACAACCTCACCGACAACGGACTGGGCCACGCGTTCGTGCAGGAGATCGGCTCGCTGCGCGCCCTCAACCTGAGCCTCTGCAAGCAGATCACCGACAGCAGCCTGGGCCGCATAGCCCAGTACCTCAAGGGCCTGGAGGTGCTGGAGCTGGGCGGCTGCAGCAACATCACCAACACCGGCCTCCTGCTCATCGCCTGGGGCCTGCAGCGCCTCAAGAGCCTTAATCTCCGCAGCTGCCGCCACCTCTCGGACGTGGGCATCGGGCACCTGGCCGGCATGACGCGCAGCGCGGCCGAGGGCTGCCTGGGCCTGGAGCAGCTCACGCTGCAGGACTGCCAGAAGCTCACGGATCTGTCTCTGAAGCACATCTCCCGGGGGCTGACGGGCCTGAGGCTCCTCAACCTCAGCTTCTGCGGAGGCATCTCGGACGCAGGCCTCCTGCACCTGTCGCACATGGGCAGCCTGCGCAGCCTTAACCTGCGCTCCTGCGACAACATCAGTGACACGGGCATCATGCATCTGGCCATGGGCAGCCTGCGCCTCTCGGGGCTGGATGTGTCCTTCTGTGACAAGGTGGGGGACCAGAGCCTGGCTTACATAGCGCAGGGGCTGGACGGCCTCAAGTCCCTTTCCCTCTGCTCCTGCCACATCAGCGACGACGGCATCAACCGCATGGTGCGGCAGATGCACGGGCTGCGCACACTCAACATCGGGCAGTGTGTACGCATCACGGACAAGGGCCTGGAGCTGATCGCCGAGCACCTGAGCCAGCTCACCGGCATCGACCTGTACGGCTGCACCCGCATCACCAAGCGCGGCCTGGAGCGCATCACGCAGCTGCCCTGCCTCAAGGTACTCAACCTGGGCCTCTGGCAGATGACGGACAGTGAGAAGGTCAG GGGTGGCTCTGACACGGGCTGGTGGAGCTGCCTGTCCCACCTGGAGCGCTGGGTACCATGGACAAAGCCGCTCCTCCCGTTTAGGGCAAGAGGAAGTCGGCACGAGAGCAGGAGTAACGGCACGAGACGGGGTACGCTGACATCCCCCCCAAACAAAACAATCCAAGTGGAATTCCTCCATCTCCTGTTTGTTCACCCAGGAAAGTGcacatattttcttcaaagaagacttaAGTTTTTTATTGTCTCATCACTCTTGCACTTCGTGGAAAGGACGGATGCCCCCTGTCCTGTGCGTGCGCTTTCATCTGTGAGAGTGGACGGCGTCCCGGTCACACGGGCGGGGTGTGGCTGCAGCCCGCGGACGCACGGAGTCTCGACCGTGTTTGGCTTCCCTGTCTCCGGATTTGTGTTTCCCCAAAGCTGGTGGATTCCggacatttaa
- the FBXL14 gene encoding F-box/LRR-repeat protein 14 isoform X2 has translation METHISCLFPELLAMIFGYLDVRDKGRAAQVCTAWRDAAYHKSVWRGVEAKLHLRRANPSLFPSLQARGIRRVQILSLRRSLSYVIQGMANIESLNLSGCYNLTDNGLGHAFVQEIGSLRALNLSLCKQITDSSLGRIAQYLKGLEVLELGGCSNITNTGLLLIAWGLQRLKSLNLRSCRHLSDVGIGHLAGMTRSAAEGCLGLEQLTLQDCQKLTDLSLKHISRGLTGLRLLNLSFCGGISDAGLLHLSHMGSLRSLNLRSCDNISDTGIMHLAMGSLRLSGLDVSFCDKVGDQSLAYIAQGLDGLKSLSLCSCHISDDGINRMVRQMHGLRTLNIGQCVRITDKGLELIAEHLSQLTGIDLYGCTRITKRGLERITQLPCLKVLNLGLWQMTDSEKVRMRRWTRHPPATPPSRGLEDGLSYCIPAALHLETGGGVGSDQSFQPWGVGENVCLHLSFHLNTVIWFLFRNV, from the exons ATGGAGACGCACATCTCGTGCCTGTTCCCCGAGCTGCTGGCCATGATCTTCGGCTACCTGGACGTGCGCGACAAGGGGCGCGCGGCGCAGGTGTGCACGGCCTGGCGGGACGCCGCCTACCACAAGTCGGTGTGGCGGGGGGTGGAGGCCAAGCTGCACCTGCGCCGGGCCAACCCGTCGCTGTTCCCCAGCCTGCAGGCCCGGGGCATCCGCCGGGTGCAGATCCTGAGCCTGCGCCGCAGCCTCAGCTACGTGATCCAGGGCATGGCCAACATCGAGAGCCTCAACCTCAGCGGCTGCTACAACCTCACCGACAACGGACTGGGCCACGCGTTCGTGCAGGAGATCGGCTCGCTGCGCGCCCTCAACCTGAGCCTCTGCAAGCAGATCACCGACAGCAGCCTGGGCCGCATAGCCCAGTACCTCAAGGGCCTGGAGGTGCTGGAGCTGGGCGGCTGCAGCAACATCACCAACACCGGCCTCCTGCTCATCGCCTGGGGCCTGCAGCGCCTCAAGAGCCTTAATCTCCGCAGCTGCCGCCACCTCTCGGACGTGGGCATCGGGCACCTGGCCGGCATGACGCGCAGCGCGGCCGAGGGCTGCCTGGGCCTGGAGCAGCTCACGCTGCAGGACTGCCAGAAGCTCACGGATCTGTCTCTGAAGCACATCTCCCGGGGGCTGACGGGCCTGAGGCTCCTCAACCTCAGCTTCTGCGGAGGCATCTCGGACGCAGGCCTCCTGCACCTGTCGCACATGGGCAGCCTGCGCAGCCTTAACCTGCGCTCCTGCGACAACATCAGTGACACGGGCATCATGCATCTGGCCATGGGCAGCCTGCGCCTCTCGGGGCTGGATGTGTCCTTCTGTGACAAGGTGGGGGACCAGAGCCTGGCTTACATAGCGCAGGGGCTGGACGGCCTCAAGTCCCTTTCCCTCTGCTCCTGCCACATCAGCGACGACGGCATCAACCGCATGGTGCGGCAGATGCACGGGCTGCGCACACTCAACATCGGGCAGTGTGTACGCATCACGGACAAGGGCCTGGAGCTGATCGCCGAGCACCTGAGCCAGCTCACCGGCATCGACCTGTACGGCTGCACCCGCATCACCAAGCGCGGCCTGGAGCGCATCACGCAGCTGCCCTGCCTCAAGGTACTCAACCTGGGCCTCTGGCAGATGACGGACAGTGAGAAGGTCAG GATGCGGAGATGGACTCGCCACCCACCAGCCACTCCTCCCAGCAGGGGTTTGGAGGACGGATTGAGCTACTGTATCCCCGCCGCGCTGCATTTGGaaacgggggggggggtggggagtgaccAGTCCTTTCAGCCCTGGGGAGTTGGGGAAAATGTCTGCCTTCACTTAAGCTTTCATTTGAATACTGTGATCTGGTTTTTATTTCGAAACGTATAA
- the FBXL14 gene encoding F-box/LRR-repeat protein 14 isoform X4: METHISCLFPELLAMIFGYLDVRDKGRAAQVCTAWRDAAYHKSVWRGVEAKLHLRRANPSLFPSLQARGIRRVQILSLRRSLSYVIQGMANIESLNLSGCYNLTDNGLGHAFVQEIGSLRALNLSLCKQITDSSLGRIAQYLKGLEVLELGGCSNITNTGLLLIAWGLQRLKSLNLRSCRHLSDVGIGHLAGMTRSAAEGCLGLEQLTLQDCQKLTDLSLKHISRGLTGLRLLNLSFCGGISDAGLLHLSHMGSLRSLNLRSCDNISDTGIMHLAMGSLRLSGLDVSFCDKVGDQSLAYIAQGLDGLKSLSLCSCHISDDGINRMVRQMHGLRTLNIGQCVRITDKGLELIAEHLSQLTGIDLYGCTRITKRGLERITQLPCLKDAEMDSPPTSHSSQQGFGGRIELLYPRRAAFGNGGGGGE; the protein is encoded by the exons ATGGAGACGCACATCTCGTGCCTGTTCCCCGAGCTGCTGGCCATGATCTTCGGCTACCTGGACGTGCGCGACAAGGGGCGCGCGGCGCAGGTGTGCACGGCCTGGCGGGACGCCGCCTACCACAAGTCGGTGTGGCGGGGGGTGGAGGCCAAGCTGCACCTGCGCCGGGCCAACCCGTCGCTGTTCCCCAGCCTGCAGGCCCGGGGCATCCGCCGGGTGCAGATCCTGAGCCTGCGCCGCAGCCTCAGCTACGTGATCCAGGGCATGGCCAACATCGAGAGCCTCAACCTCAGCGGCTGCTACAACCTCACCGACAACGGACTGGGCCACGCGTTCGTGCAGGAGATCGGCTCGCTGCGCGCCCTCAACCTGAGCCTCTGCAAGCAGATCACCGACAGCAGCCTGGGCCGCATAGCCCAGTACCTCAAGGGCCTGGAGGTGCTGGAGCTGGGCGGCTGCAGCAACATCACCAACACCGGCCTCCTGCTCATCGCCTGGGGCCTGCAGCGCCTCAAGAGCCTTAATCTCCGCAGCTGCCGCCACCTCTCGGACGTGGGCATCGGGCACCTGGCCGGCATGACGCGCAGCGCGGCCGAGGGCTGCCTGGGCCTGGAGCAGCTCACGCTGCAGGACTGCCAGAAGCTCACGGATCTGTCTCTGAAGCACATCTCCCGGGGGCTGACGGGCCTGAGGCTCCTCAACCTCAGCTTCTGCGGAGGCATCTCGGACGCAGGCCTCCTGCACCTGTCGCACATGGGCAGCCTGCGCAGCCTTAACCTGCGCTCCTGCGACAACATCAGTGACACGGGCATCATGCATCTGGCCATGGGCAGCCTGCGCCTCTCGGGGCTGGATGTGTCCTTCTGTGACAAGGTGGGGGACCAGAGCCTGGCTTACATAGCGCAGGGGCTGGACGGCCTCAAGTCCCTTTCCCTCTGCTCCTGCCACATCAGCGACGACGGCATCAACCGCATGGTGCGGCAGATGCACGGGCTGCGCACACTCAACATCGGGCAGTGTGTACGCATCACGGACAAGGGCCTGGAGCTGATCGCCGAGCACCTGAGCCAGCTCACCGGCATCGACCTGTACGGCTGCACCCGCATCACCAAGCGCGGCCTGGAGCGCATCACGCAGCTGCCCTGCCTCAAG GATGCGGAGATGGACTCGCCACCCACCAGCCACTCCTCCCAGCAGGGGTTTGGAGGACGGATTGAGCTACTGTATCCCCGCCGCGCTGCATTTGGaaacgggggggggggtggggagtga
- the FBXL14 gene encoding F-box/LRR-repeat protein 14 isoform X5 translates to METHISCLFPELLAMIFGYLDVRDKGRAAQVCTAWRDAAYHKSVWRGVEAKLHLRRANPSLFPSLQARGIRRVQILSLRRSLSYVIQGMANIESLNLSGCYNLTDNGLGHAFVQEIGSLRALNLSLCKQITDSSLGRIAQYLKGLEVLELGGCSNITNTGLLLIAWGLQRLKSLNLRSCRHLSDVGIGHLAGMTRSAAEGCLGLEQLTLQDCQKLTDLSLKHISRGLTGLRLLNLSFCGGISDAGLLHLSHMGSLRSLNLRSCDNISDTGIMHLAMGSLRLSGLDVSFCDKVGDQSLAYIAQGLDGLKSLSLCSCHISDDGINRMVRQMHGLRTLNIGQCVRITDKGLELIAEHLSQLTGIDLYGCTRITKRGLERITQLPCLKGWL, encoded by the exons ATGGAGACGCACATCTCGTGCCTGTTCCCCGAGCTGCTGGCCATGATCTTCGGCTACCTGGACGTGCGCGACAAGGGGCGCGCGGCGCAGGTGTGCACGGCCTGGCGGGACGCCGCCTACCACAAGTCGGTGTGGCGGGGGGTGGAGGCCAAGCTGCACCTGCGCCGGGCCAACCCGTCGCTGTTCCCCAGCCTGCAGGCCCGGGGCATCCGCCGGGTGCAGATCCTGAGCCTGCGCCGCAGCCTCAGCTACGTGATCCAGGGCATGGCCAACATCGAGAGCCTCAACCTCAGCGGCTGCTACAACCTCACCGACAACGGACTGGGCCACGCGTTCGTGCAGGAGATCGGCTCGCTGCGCGCCCTCAACCTGAGCCTCTGCAAGCAGATCACCGACAGCAGCCTGGGCCGCATAGCCCAGTACCTCAAGGGCCTGGAGGTGCTGGAGCTGGGCGGCTGCAGCAACATCACCAACACCGGCCTCCTGCTCATCGCCTGGGGCCTGCAGCGCCTCAAGAGCCTTAATCTCCGCAGCTGCCGCCACCTCTCGGACGTGGGCATCGGGCACCTGGCCGGCATGACGCGCAGCGCGGCCGAGGGCTGCCTGGGCCTGGAGCAGCTCACGCTGCAGGACTGCCAGAAGCTCACGGATCTGTCTCTGAAGCACATCTCCCGGGGGCTGACGGGCCTGAGGCTCCTCAACCTCAGCTTCTGCGGAGGCATCTCGGACGCAGGCCTCCTGCACCTGTCGCACATGGGCAGCCTGCGCAGCCTTAACCTGCGCTCCTGCGACAACATCAGTGACACGGGCATCATGCATCTGGCCATGGGCAGCCTGCGCCTCTCGGGGCTGGATGTGTCCTTCTGTGACAAGGTGGGGGACCAGAGCCTGGCTTACATAGCGCAGGGGCTGGACGGCCTCAAGTCCCTTTCCCTCTGCTCCTGCCACATCAGCGACGACGGCATCAACCGCATGGTGCGGCAGATGCACGGGCTGCGCACACTCAACATCGGGCAGTGTGTACGCATCACGGACAAGGGCCTGGAGCTGATCGCCGAGCACCTGAGCCAGCTCACCGGCATCGACCTGTACGGCTGCACCCGCATCACCAAGCGCGGCCTGGAGCGCATCACGCAGCTGCCCTGCCTCAAG GGGTGGCTCTGA
- the FBXL14 gene encoding F-box/LRR-repeat protein 14 isoform X3: protein MANIESLNLSGCYNLTDNGLGHAFVQEIGSLRALNLSLCKQITDSSLGRIAQYLKGLEVLELGGCSNITNTGLLLIAWGLQRLKSLNLRSCRHLSDVGIGHLAGMTRSAAEGCLGLEQLTLQDCQKLTDLSLKHISRGLTGLRLLNLSFCGGISDAGLLHLSHMGSLRSLNLRSCDNISDTGIMHLAMGSLRLSGLDVSFCDKVGDQSLAYIAQGLDGLKSLSLCSCHISDDGINRMVRQMHGLRTLNIGQCVRITDKGLELIAEHLSQLTGIDLYGCTRITKRGLERITQLPCLKVLNLGLWQMTDSEKVRGGSDTGWWSCLSHLERWVPWTKPLLPFRARGSRHESRSNGTRRGTLTSPPNKTIQVEFLHLLFVHPGKCTYFLQRRLKFFIVSSLLHFVERTDAPCPVRALSSVRVDGVPVTRAGCGCSPRTHGVSTVFGFPVSGFVFPQSWWIPDI from the exons ATGGCCAACATCGAGAGCCTCAACCTCAGCGGCTGCTACAACCTCACCGACAACGGACTGGGCCACGCGTTCGTGCAGGAGATCGGCTCGCTGCGCGCCCTCAACCTGAGCCTCTGCAAGCAGATCACCGACAGCAGCCTGGGCCGCATAGCCCAGTACCTCAAGGGCCTGGAGGTGCTGGAGCTGGGCGGCTGCAGCAACATCACCAACACCGGCCTCCTGCTCATCGCCTGGGGCCTGCAGCGCCTCAAGAGCCTTAATCTCCGCAGCTGCCGCCACCTCTCGGACGTGGGCATCGGGCACCTGGCCGGCATGACGCGCAGCGCGGCCGAGGGCTGCCTGGGCCTGGAGCAGCTCACGCTGCAGGACTGCCAGAAGCTCACGGATCTGTCTCTGAAGCACATCTCCCGGGGGCTGACGGGCCTGAGGCTCCTCAACCTCAGCTTCTGCGGAGGCATCTCGGACGCAGGCCTCCTGCACCTGTCGCACATGGGCAGCCTGCGCAGCCTTAACCTGCGCTCCTGCGACAACATCAGTGACACGGGCATCATGCATCTGGCCATGGGCAGCCTGCGCCTCTCGGGGCTGGATGTGTCCTTCTGTGACAAGGTGGGGGACCAGAGCCTGGCTTACATAGCGCAGGGGCTGGACGGCCTCAAGTCCCTTTCCCTCTGCTCCTGCCACATCAGCGACGACGGCATCAACCGCATGGTGCGGCAGATGCACGGGCTGCGCACACTCAACATCGGGCAGTGTGTACGCATCACGGACAAGGGCCTGGAGCTGATCGCCGAGCACCTGAGCCAGCTCACCGGCATCGACCTGTACGGCTGCACCCGCATCACCAAGCGCGGCCTGGAGCGCATCACGCAGCTGCCCTGCCTCAAGGTACTCAACCTGGGCCTCTGGCAGATGACGGACAGTGAGAAGGTCAG GGGTGGCTCTGACACGGGCTGGTGGAGCTGCCTGTCCCACCTGGAGCGCTGGGTACCATGGACAAAGCCGCTCCTCCCGTTTAGGGCAAGAGGAAGTCGGCACGAGAGCAGGAGTAACGGCACGAGACGGGGTACGCTGACATCCCCCCCAAACAAAACAATCCAAGTGGAATTCCTCCATCTCCTGTTTGTTCACCCAGGAAAGTGcacatattttcttcaaagaagacttaAGTTTTTTATTGTCTCATCACTCTTGCACTTCGTGGAAAGGACGGATGCCCCCTGTCCTGTGCGTGCGCTTTCATCTGTGAGAGTGGACGGCGTCCCGGTCACACGGGCGGGGTGTGGCTGCAGCCCGCGGACGCACGGAGTCTCGACCGTGTTTGGCTTCCCTGTCTCCGGATTTGTGTTTCCCCAAAGCTGGTGGATTCCggacatttaa